Within Pelotomaculum schinkii, the genomic segment TCACCCAGGGCAAAGTCACAATTAACACTGATATTGCCTATAGCGGCATGAAATCAGCGCAACTTCTGTCTACTCCACTATCAACCGCTGAAATAGCACAAGTAGTATTCTTGATCCTGCCTGGCGCTCAGGTCAGGTTATCATTCTTTGCCAAAAGATTCGTTGGCGAAAATGCAACAAATATATCGAATATCAGGGCCGAAGTTAATTTTGTTAACGCGTTTGGCGTGGTTATACCACCCGGTATAGTAATGGCAATCAGGGGTTGTGACATTAGTGAAAATGCTTGGAACTATTATGAGGGGTACGCTGAAGCGCCTTTTGGTACTTTGGCTGCGCTGGCGGTTATTCGTCTGGAACCGCCTACCAGCGGGACCAGTAGCTTGCTGGTTGACGACCTGGCGCTTGTTGTCGAAGTAGGAGCGCCTGTACCACCGCCTCCACCACCCTCGGCATCCCCGATTTACCATGAAATCCCTGGAATTTTTACGGACGCTTCCGTGAACAACAGTGACGCCGTAGGCCCTGCATTCTCAATCCAGCAGTGAAACCCGAATTAGAAAGAATACATTTAATACGATACTAAACTCTTTATCAAACAACGAAAGAACCCCCTCTCCACCGTGAATTAAACACTGTTAATTGGACACAATTAAAAAGCCCTATCGTAGAACTCTAAGAGATAACACGAGCTGACACCGTTTTTCGTACGGTGCCAGCTCTGTTTTAAATAAATTCGATCTTAATTATAAAACTGGACGTAGTCAGCTATCAGAGTTCTTCCATTCTCCCTTAATAACGTATTTATCTTCTAATCCTATCAGATGAACGAGTATGCAGCCATTTACCTTTCGAGGGAAACATAAAGGTAAAAAAAGCACCCCTTAAATGGGGGACAGATTGAAGACAAACCTATAATTTCAAAATTGTGCTTTTGTAACCTTTGAATTTAAAGGAATTATAAGAGGCGTTTTTTCTAAAAAAGGGCTTTGTCGACAGCTTGACCCCTAACATTTAAAAGTAATATACCGGTTTTCGTGGCACGGTATGCCTTCATAAGCCGGTTTTACGTTTTCCGGCGGTATAAACGACACCGGGGCCTCCTGCTGTACCGGTGGTGTAAGGACTAAGGGTGGCTCCAGTACGGGGATAAACACATCGGAAACCAGTGCCAGATCATCAACCAGGATGCCGCTGGTTCCGAATGCTGAGGGCTTAAGGCGAATTAACACACGGGCTGCTACTGCATCAAGGGGAATTTCGCCGTACTCTTCATAGCGATACCATGCATTCTGCCCAAGGTCCCTGCCGCGAATGTTAATAACGATACCAGAAGCGATGGTTGTACCCAATAAATTTAGAAAATTTACTTCGGCCCTGATATTTGACACGTTTCCTGCAAACCTAAAGTTAATTTTCCTGACAAAAAAAGAAAACCTGACCGGAGCACCCGGGACTATATAGAAGATCACCTGTGATATTTCCGCCGCCGAGGTGGGAGAGGAGAGTAGTAATGCCGATTTTATACCACTGTTGGCGATATCGCCAAAATCTGAAACCTTACCCTCGGTGTAATAGTTTGCAAGCCCGTTTTCAAATCCCCTGTTTAATAGAAGCTGTTTGGCCATAGAATCACCCCGTATTATTAATTACATTAACAGATTATTCCTATGGTATCTATGATGTTACAAGAAATGACAAATACTGTAACCACTATTCACCAGTCGCTCCGCCAGTCGTTTTCCGCTTAGAATGGCCTGGTCACTCCAGAGATAGGCCCACTCGCCGTACCGCCCGATGCAGTAAATATTATTTTTTTCTAAATAATCCAGTACTGCACGCCGGCTTTCGTTGTGTTGCTTATGGTAGAGCACTTGAGCGTGTTTTATGTCCTGGCACACGGCTAAGGTAATCTTGTCGTCTTTATCAATAACGCCGATTGTAATCATGTTTTGGATTGTTTTCTCAAGGACACTCTCCAGAGACATACCCAGCGGCTTGTGCCTTGAATAATAGACTTCCGCCTGGATGCTGCCGGTTCCGGGAGGGGAATTATTAGCGGAATACTCACTGGGAAAATGCACCCGGCAGGGGAGAATTTCCTCGTTATAAATATAAAACCAGTGACTGTTGGCCAGGTTATTCCTCTTTACACCCAGGTTGACCAGGACAATCGACGTGCAGGCCAGCCGGTTGGCCGCTTCCCTCATTTCCGCCGGGCAATCCCTGATACACTGCACCAGTGTGGGTAGTGGTACCGACGAGACCAGTACCTCGTAGTAACGTTCAAAGCCATTTTTGAAGATTATTTTCTTCTTTTTGACATCAATTTCAGCCATTTCGAAACCGTAATGTACTTTGGCCCCTTTCTGTAAACCTTTTAAAAATGACTGAAAGCCTCCAGTTTCGGGATAACGGACGCTTGAAATATAGTGAATATTGTAAAATTCGTCGGACAGCGCCCCTCTGAGTACTTCCGCAAGGTCCGGACGGTAAATTCTCTGTTCAATCCATTCCGTCGTCATTTGTTCAGGTTCCACCGTCCAGTATTTACGGGTATAGACGTATGGAAAGGTCCTGGCAAACTTCTCCCCAAATCCGTCTATCAGCCAACGGCCGTAATTATCCGCAGAGCCTGACCCGTCCTGCTCCGCCTTTACAAAATCCATAATGCAATCGACCACAAGGTCCACAGGCAGGCCCTTTAAATTGGTCTGAACCGGATGACGGATCCAGTTAGAGCCGTACCTGTTTAAAATCCTGGGGAAAATTTCATTGAACCTTCCTTCTATACTTCCTGCAAAAAGTTTCTGTATATAAGCATCTTTCGTAAAAGACGAATGCGGCCCCTCATCAAAAATAAATCCATCAATCAGATGGGAACGGCAACGCCCGCCCCATGACGTTCCTTTTTCATAGATATCCGTGTTGTGGTTAAAGTGACTGGAAAAGCTTAACCCTGCGGGACCCGCTCCTAACGTTACTATTGGGTACGAACCACTGGAACTCATTAAACTGCTCCTTTTTTAATGTTAATAAATTAGTTTGATCCCCCTGAAATCTGTTAATTAATGAGTTTCTTTTATATACTATGTTAACGATGCAAGTTTTTGCTACCATTAATGCTAATCTTTTCAAAAGACAACCCAGGAGCTAAAACCCCTGGGTTGTCTTTTGCTTACAAAAAGCAGGCTGGATATCCCATAAACATAAACCTAAACTAAACAACAGCAAGCCAAAGGAAAGGAAATACGACCGGGGTGCCTATCCGTACTCGAAGGATAGGGAATGTTTCAAGAAAAAACCAAAGGATAGGGAAAATAATTGGACTAATCGGAAGTCCAGTTACAATGGCCGGTGGGAGAACTAATGATGGTGTCATTTTGCAAACCTCCTTTTGTATATTTAATTGTATAGTATGAGGAATTTGGTATATTTGCCATATATTAACAACTTTTTTTAATAAAAATTGCACCTCCCAACGTTAACGAGGCGCCCATGAAGCCGGAAGCAAAGCAAATGGAGTTGACCGTGAGTCTAAATAAATATCAGAAAGAAATATTTTACAGAATAAAAAATACGGCAAATATATTGCCGCAAGTACCGGTACATCTTTATAATCTTCCCTCATTTTTCATTTTTTCAAAGGCCTTAGAAATAAACGTATCAACACCTGCATAGAAGTACTCTTTAAATTCCTTAATTTCATCGATACTCCAGTCCCACCATCTTATTCTAAGCAATGCTTTTATTTGTTTCTCCGAAAACCTGTACCTTATTATCCTGGCTGGAATTCCAGCAACGATGGCATAAGGAGGCACATCCTTGGTAACTACCGATCCGGCTCCGACAACGGCGCCGTCTCCAATTTTTACACCTGATAGTACCAAGGCATTGACTCCTATTATAACATCGTTACCAATAATGGTCGGGCCTTTTGTATATATGTCACTTTCAACTTCATTAATTTCTTGCAAATGAAATGATTTTAAAGAAAAATTTGCTACATTGTTAAGATAATGTTCACCACCCCCCAATACTTTGGCCCCTACTGACAGTCCGGAAAACTTCCCCATC encodes:
- a CDS encoding protoporphyrinogen/coproporphyrinogen oxidase; this encodes MSSSGSYPIVTLGAGPAGLSFSSHFNHNTDIYEKGTSWGGRCRSHLIDGFIFDEGPHSSFTKDAYIQKLFAGSIEGRFNEIFPRILNRYGSNWIRHPVQTNLKGLPVDLVVDCIMDFVKAEQDGSGSADNYGRWLIDGFGEKFARTFPYVYTRKYWTVEPEQMTTEWIEQRIYRPDLAEVLRGALSDEFYNIHYISSVRYPETGGFQSFLKGLQKGAKVHYGFEMAEIDVKKKKIIFKNGFERYYEVLVSSVPLPTLVQCIRDCPAEMREAANRLACTSIVLVNLGVKRNNLANSHWFYIYNEEILPCRVHFPSEYSANNSPPGTGSIQAEVYYSRHKPLGMSLESVLEKTIQNMITIGVIDKDDKITLAVCQDIKHAQVLYHKQHNESRRAVLDYLEKNNIYCIGRYGEWAYLWSDQAILSGKRLAERLVNSGYSICHFL
- a CDS encoding CatB-related O-acetyltransferase, whose protein sequence is MTIAIGEHSKAFPDQLLIFGPHDTIQMGKFSGLSVGAKVLGGGEHYLNNVANFSLKSFHLQEINEVESDIYTKGPTIIGNDVIIGVNALVLSGVKIGDGAVVGAGSVVTKDVPPYAIVAGIPARIIRYRFSEKQIKALLRIRWWDWSIDEIKEFKEYFYAGVDTFISKAFEKMKNEGRL